The nucleotide window agttactcTATTtataatactctattttatttttatttggcccatgggccggccctatccatatttctcaagcccacAAATCGACAGGCTTATTCAGGTCAGGCTAAAGAgtctttttcttaaatgggctccaaaaatcaTAACTCAGCCCTATCAAATCACGGGTTTAGGCTAGGCCGGTCCaacgggcctagcccatattgacggctctagaGGTGGGAGTAGTCGGGCAGGGGTGTGAGGGTGATGGGGATGTAGTGTGTTAAAGAACGCGGAGGATTGAGGAGACAATCATTGTGGGATGCTACTTGTGGAGCTTGTTTCCCCTACTTTTATtggggaagtcattttcctcatttatatgaaacttattttccttGTTAAGAAGTCTCACATCGGTATAGGGATAAGAAATCgatctccttatatggacttggacaaacctcccctTATGAGCTAACTTTTAAGGTTGAGTTAATCCCATGTGTCATATATTTACATGGTATCATAGCAGGGTCAATCTCACCCAATGTTGGGgcacaaaaagtaaaaaaaattgcctaTTGCCCACACACCAGAagctaagcactgggcgtgaggtcTAGGAcataatttaacatggtatcaaaaTCAGGCGCATCCCAATTTGTTGTTCACCGATGTTGGACCCCCTTTTTAGAAGTGTTCACACTCCCATTGAGGTGTGGGTGTGCCAAAGAGTGTTAAGAAGTCTCACATCGGTAGAGGGATGGAAAATCAATGTCCTtgtatggacttggacaaactTCCCTTAGGTGACATATCTTTACATTCctagattttattttcttcaaaattacaacTAGTACTTACCGAAGATCAATTTCAAATTAGTTAGAGAAGAACTAACATGATCACTTGCATGTATCTTCTCCAGGATTGATCAGATCTAATTATTCAAAGTGATGGAAAACAATTACCAGTGATTGGCTCAGTAACAATGGAGGAGTGGTGATGGGAATGGTAACGAGAGTAGAGAAAATGATGATGCAGTGCTCTGTGTAGCCAATAATAGAGGAACTCTACAGGACCAATATGAAGCAAGGCAGTTATAATGATCCCATCGGTCCTCCACATAGGCATGTGATGAGCTTGTTCCAGAATCAAGTATCCGATATAATATACCAACCCAAAAAGTATGATCTCATCATCCCtacaaaacaattaattattcaataatttaattttgcatTTGTCCTTTCGTTTTGTTAGATCCCTTGTATCTacaaaaagtgaaaaaagaaggtacatatatatataccagtTGCTTTCTCTGTCAACTTGATCAAATTCAATGCTTCTATCAAGAATTCGATTGTTCCCCTTTGCAGTCCTGTAGCGGGATAAAGATATCCATATCTGGTAGTGAACCATTCTGAAGAGAGTTAATGGGAGTAAGAGTATGTAGAACATGTCCCTCTCACTTTCATCTTTGCTCATGAAGAATGTGTATATGCTGTGACACGCAAATGGTGCCAATACCAAGTACTTCATCATCCCAAcaaatcatttttgaaaaataataaaaaaaagttattagcAGAAGTGACAATGCCAACTCCGTTGCATGAAGCTACTAGTGATATCTTTTTGCCATATATAAATGATACTAGAAAAGAGTATATATGGATTCTGATAATTGTTAGTGTGTACCAATGAACTTACTTTTACCAGAGTAATCATATTATATTAGATCCATCATCTTAAGTTTATGGattttgatatttgttaatgtacatattcaatggatttcttaataaatatatagaatTTGGATCAAAGTTACTAGTACCCGTAGCTTCGACCCTAAAACTTTTTACCATAAATGTTAGTAGAAAGAGTATACCTTTAAGTTGCCAAGACATGCCCATGGACAGTTAGTGAGAATGCCAGGTTTATTAGCCATTCTTTTGTTCAAGTGCTTCTAGCTTTGCCCCAACCTGTGTGTAAAAGCTTTTGCTTCAACGGCCTTTATATACATATAGAATTCTACTAAATGTATATATTAGGGGCatgcacatatatatatatatcctattTACCCTATTAAAATTTAAGTACTGCAAAGTCGATGCATCTACATGTGCCTTTCTGTTATAGCGAGTTGAGATGGCAATGGAGCGGGACGGGGAGAGTTGAGCTTAATCcgtaaaaaatttaatttgtcccgcataataatttttattttattttcaatccGCTCCGCATAGACCGGTCCCacataatttttataatattttctttttctagttaagtttgatactaaaaataaatcatttttcattaagttgCATCAATTTAATAGATAACgacttaaatttatttttcagaCGTCAATTaggaaacatgtaagaaattatattattttttatagaaccattttcatttactatcttgaatattttagttgttataaagaaattatcttaataaataatgttctatcactcttataacatgtaaaaagttaatAGTAAGTTTGAACCCGCATAAAATTACATATACCCACAAtccacattaattttttttaaaaaacccacTTCAACCTGCCCCGCATCCCTCCCGCTCCGCACAATCTTAAATCTGCCTGACTTGCCCCACATAACCTTAAATCCACCCCACGCATTGGTCCCgtcccattgccatccctaaaaACAAGAACTCGTGTTAATTAGGTTACTAATTTCACTATGTAAGGACAACTTACGTGTAATTATTTTCAAGCTGATCTCATAGTGCAAGATTTTactccttttttttatattgcatATTATATGAGTCCGAAGCCAGGGTCATTTTTTTCCTCCAAAGAATAAAAATGgcatatcaaatttttttttattcaaaaggTTAAAATCGCTCTTATCGGAGCGATTTTCTTCTGTTccgttaaaagaaataaaaatcgctgccaTAGCAgcaattttctaaaaaataaataaatcattatttcttttaaatcgctgctatagcaacatttttatattttaaaaaaacagcGATTTTTtgttaaggaatttttttaaaaaaaaagcataaaagaacaagttttaaattacataaatttccgACGGCagccatttaaaaaaaaacaagttttttaaagaaaaaatcgtTGTCGAGGCAGCGATtttcagttttaatttttttaaaaaaaaaattcattaaaatcGCTGAAAgtgtaaagattttttttaaaaaaaagcttttTATGAAAACTGCTGCCTTcagttgtaatttttttaaaatttttttattaaattcgcTGCAAGggtaggattttatttttaaaaaaaaaaattaatttcttaaacaaaatcgctgctatagcagcgatttaacttcaaaacttttttttttaatttcttaaacaaaatcgctgctatatagcagcgattttacttttattttttttaatataaaaacactgcaattaaagaaaaaagaaaaattatttttttgagaaaatcgcTTTGAAGGCAGCAATTTTTACGGAACGGCGTCAATTTTTGTCAGaacgattttgcccttttggttaaaaaCAATTTTGATGTGTCGTTTTtgctttttgaagaaaaaaattgtccttttgGCTCCGAATTCCCATATTATATATTCCGTCCGTTTAGAAAAGAATAATCTACTTTACATTTtaatctgtttaaaaaagaatcatCAGTTCCTTTTTTTTAGCAATACTTCATTTTTAGGTTGTGGCATGTTTAAGCCTTAAGgccacaaaattaaaaacactttttttaaatacatttgaCAATTGATATAACGTTAATTTAAGAccataaaattaaacttttttaaCACATTtctttggtacatttgacaatTGACATAACGTTAATTTAGGaccataaaattgaatttttttcttatattatataaatagttAAATGAATTTATTTCTCATATAATCACCCAAAattattatcttaaatttttttcaataaaaagtgACATTTTCAATAATAACTACTGAAAAATCAACTCCAATTTTCTTTGATGGGACTAAGATATAAGCAATTATATGAGTCCACCTAACACTCTATAGATTATGCTAACATTAATTGCGTGTTTGCGTGGAAAGTTGGATATGTGCTTTAATACAAGGGATGGCTATATTATTTGAGATCCTTGTTGAGACACAAAAGGATGCGTTTAAACATTAGCTTCTGATTGGTTGTTGCTACACCACCATGAAATTAAGCAAAATCACATGCATAGCACCATTGTGGTATGAAACTTATCCTCTTAAATTAATGAGTGATAATTCAGTTATAAAActtacaatttatttgtttaggtatgaaataaaaataaattaaaatttaagtatGTTTTGATCTCATAGgattcatgtatctatttattcaattttatataagtttaagtgtctacttatgcaTACTAAGTTGAAAGGGCATAAATACGAAGTAAAACCAAGTTAAgtgacacatttatatattactcCCACTGTTCCATTTTATATGAGGTACTTTAACTcggcacagagtttaagaaagaaatgaagacttttaaaacttgtggtcttaaatgAATGACAGAAATTTGTGTGGTtataaatcatctcattaagggtaaaacatacattttaaagttaaattattaagtactccctctgtccctaattacttgtccacttttgaattgacacacctattaagaaaacaataattgatattgtgagtttaccattttacccctattaattgaagtagatgaattaaaaactcaggattttcaagaagttttatattttttaaagtaataaattgagggtataatagagaattttttttgtcctttcttgatttgtcaaaatggacaaataattagagacaactaaaaaaggaaaagtgggcAAGTAATTAGGCAACTATGCTACTATTGGCACCCCAAACTAAAAACTACAACTGGAAATCCAACTTTAGGTGGTCATTATGATCAGAAACTCACTCTCTGGAGAATTGCTTGATTActtatcaaataaaatgaacatttttgaATCACCACCTACGGCCCCTCGATAATCAATATGATTGGTGGAATGTGGTATTAATTGTAGCTATTGATTGGTATGCTTGCAATCAAGTTATTGCTAGGACAAAGGAagtacttaatatagaaatgtgtcattcttttttaaacttactaaaaagaaaagtaagtcacataaattgggacagagggagtatgtcttttccaaatgataattttattaaaatttctaaCTTCCGTTACCTTCTGTTATGTTCAAGGATCAAATATGCACGTATATTTTATAACTAGTAAACTGAACCGTGCCTCGCGCGATATATtagtatttcaaaaattaaattgaaacaaataatattttatttagacccgcaactttttcttttatatatcaacaaatcataccaaaaaataaaataaagcatTAAAATAAGGTGAAACACCATAAAAATAATCAGAAgataagataattatttttttgaattggaTTTGCCTcgtcaaaaaaaaaactaataacattatttattttttaaaatcaatgtCCGAACACCTACTTAAAAGATACGAAGGTCATTTTAGGGATGTTGAAATTATATATGGactttacatatttaaaatcgCATCtccaatgaaaaaaattgtaagaaTAATATTTCGCATCTACTTTACTTGTTACGTTCTTTCTTTCCCTTATTTGCTATCACGGCAATTgctcattaaattttattttaaactctatgtaaccaataaaaaatatcattacaTGCTATTCAAAATCgatattaaaaaacaaataaagtgaGTAATGACCTAATGAAAAACTCAAAAGGAAATATTAGCAAAGAATTGACACCGTAATAACctttaaaaattatagaattttaatataattttcaaatgttgttttttttttcacacaGGTTTTGGGCTTTTAAATATAAGGGGGTGTTTGTATTGAATTGTTTTAAGTAGCTTATAAGTTAAAGGATATATAAAAGTCATAAGTTGGGAACACtcaatttttgacttttaacttttttttaaaaaaaaaaaatcaattaaagcACTTTTTGCATTTCTCAAAcacgttttaaaaaaaaaacttaggaATCGAAAAccacttaatatatatatatagagagagagaaaatggtAATTATGAGGAAAGAAACATTTATAgcattaatttttgaaattgtgttttagttctaacaaataaatatgaatgtTGAACTAAGAAGAGTGTCAtgtcacttttttattttagctttattattatataatattattattatttattatataataatgatattatataaatattattcaaatttttttaaaaaaggcaaATTCGGTAAAATTATGTTTTGCAATTCTTATTAAGttataataacatatttctaggaataaaaaaataaaggaaaggaaaaaaaacaaaagaaagaaaggaaaataagtgatttaaggaaataatataaataaaattaatgatgaCATTAAGGGAaggaagtaaaagaaattaatagcaATAATGATCATAGGAATTATATatggttattttttatattttataaaattttaatgtaaatttttcagtctttaaaaattaggaaaaatgtaataaaagtaaaataaatatggatgcataattttattttaacttttattattattacttctttcttttaacttctttatttaattttaaaaacatttacgaatatAATTGTAATTAAACTATAACAAACGtaattgttatttatatatgcataaataaaaaaaaagggatataCGCCAAGTtatatttatctcttttttctctttttttttttgtttcgaattttttctaatttttcacaattaattatttttaaaactcttAAACTATTATAAATGtaattgttatttatatatacaaaaataaataaaataagatatagACATAGTtatatttatctcttttttctcttctttttttttttctattttttcacaattaatttatttgaaaaaaactcatttttgtAACTCACACCTCTACATTTATAAATGATactcttttaattatattaattaataaaatactcatAATTATCTAATctttcatatttattaatttaattatttaattttgcatGCCTAAAATAtgggagaaaaaaatatttacttattttatttttaaaaaatatttattcaactAAATCAACTTTTCACCTCCCACTATAATTGTCTTCTTTATTATAGATTTTAGTGTATATGCATgtattccccccccccccccccttcaatttttataattcttaattaattttattaatgtagAGTAATAATATACTAAAAGATGGGAAATGAAAAGacaaaatttaacttatatatatctTTCACTACCAAACTATGCTACCAGACTATGTATATATGATTCAACCATTTTAGTTTAGTTgttcaatcttttaaaattaggaaaaatgtcATTAAAATAGAATGAATATCGACgcataattatttttggaagaGTAACTTCATTTTTTGtgcaattattttaataaaaatgtattttaaatgtcaacataattgatataaataaataaatatcaaatgcTAGACTAAGAATGATGTCatcacattatttaattatttatatatatatatatatagtattattataaatttcaaaataattgatataaataaataattatgtaaattttgtttttctattcttgttaagttataataataacttatttctaggaataaataattaaaataaaataaacaaagaaaggaGAAATGTGATTTAtggaaataatataaatactattaatgatgaaattaagGAAATGAAGTAAAAGAAATCAATAGCATATAGTAGTACTTAAATatggtcatttttttttatattttataaaattttaaggaaaattttccaagtcttttaaaattagtaaaaaggccaaaaaataaaataaatattgaggCATACTTTTTTTGGAAGAGTAACTtcatttttgagtaattattttaataaaaatataagaaaaatgtcaaaattattgataaaaataaataagtatcaaTGCTAGATTAAAAAGGGTATCAcgttacatttttattttagctattattaaatataaataacttatttctttaaataaataattaaaaaagttatttaaggAAATGATATAGTAAATAATATTAGTTATGAAATTaagggaagaaagaaaaagaaatcaataGCATTGATGATAAGATGATTCAAATATGatcatcttttcttttaaaattactaaaaaaatgtcaaaaaaacctataaaaaaataattagattatcaatcatagtatatataaaagacacataaaaaaaatcaagacaaaataaaagaagaaaagaattaatAGAATAATtaagttgaaagaaataatatcaaCATTAATTTTGTTTCCTTTCAAATCACAAGATATTTTCTACTTATTCTTCTcctaatttgatatgaaatacaTAAATAGATGAATTCTTTCTCCAAATAATTATCTTACCCCTTGGTACAATAATCACTCTTCCtataaatttttcaatcaaatcaatttttttctctcaatatAACATTTCTCCTACCAATATATTCGGAAGGATCATGATgtacttcttttctcttttgttgAAGAAATTCGAAGGTCTAAAAATTTGATATaccaaatcaattttttctctCAATACAACATTTCTCCTATCAATATCTTCGGAAGCATCATGatatacttctttttttctcttttgtcaaAGAAATTTGTAGGCCTAGAAATTTCATATCCGTATATTCTTCTTTATCATCAtaggaaaagaaggaaagaatAAATGAAGAAAAGAGGAGGAGTTCATTATTGTTGGTGATATCCGTATATTCTTCTTTatcatcataagaaaagaagaaaagaagaatcgAAGAAAAGAGGAGGAGTTCATTGTTGTTGGTTAGAAATACTcaaatatgtttattttataggctaaataatataaacaattatgaaaaatgaaaagttttttGTCTTTTCATGTTCCATTTACTTAAATGTATATTAGTAGTTTTAAAGAACATGATTAATTGGGTTATTCATTTAAAtgctttcagttttttttttaaatacaaataaaaaataaaaaataaatataaaacttcaaaaaaggagataaaagataaataaaaatactggTCAGAGAGATGTGCCACATCAGATTGTctatattcagctttatatatatagatttttggtataataataaataaattgtagaaattttatttatttgtggaaTTCATGATTACATggcatgaaaaatattttattttgttgtgttaaatttatttaaatgataaatatagttgagtgatttttgaaaataaaaactttaaattgaataattttattaatacaaattaaaataaaaataaaaataaaaataactttactAGATAATTTATCATAACTTGAGTGACCTTctaagatattaactcatatTTGATTGCAGGTCACTACTCACTTGTATTCAGATTAATAACACGGGGACTAAAATAGGAATAAGATAATAAATCAAGGACCCAAATTGCTATTTTTCCCTGCATCACCATAGAAAATTGCATTCGTTTTCTCCAGTTTCGATCCTCTTCCTCAAATTTTTGTTGATCCTTTGTCGCTCTTCTCTGTGTTAGGCCGCCTGGTTCCGTGCAAATTTGCCCGTTTTCTCCCATCTCTGGTAAGCTTCGCCAACTTAAGCTTCCTTTTGGCCTCTCCGTTTTTTTTCCTTGTTGCATTTTCTATACAAATGGGTTTTGCTTTTGAAATTCTGTGTGATTTGGTTTATTTGTTTCTGTTctcttcattttatttcgttttgGATATATTTCATTGAGTATTGGCATTGGTTTTGTTATGAATTTAATTCGAAATTCAATAGAACAGTAAGTACAACACAGTCAATGTTTTGGGATGATTTTCGATTATGCTAGTAGCTCATTAATGTAACCAATTGTCACAACGTCGGTAGGGGTAGGCTTGGGAGCATGGACCGGGGAAGGAAAGGTCTGGCCAGGGTAGGTGTTCTTATAGCCAATTCTTAATGAGATACGTACCTCAAACCTTTATATTAATGGGTTTGCTACCTATTACATGTTCTAGTAGAGGCTAATCTTGTGCATACTTTTCGTTTACCCAATGAAATGGTACCATAGATCTAAGATTCAATAATATAAGCAGCAGTCTATCTATAATAGTAGTATAATTTTAGCCCTTTGATTAAGCAGCAGAAATCTTGGTTAATGAGCAAAAACCATGACTGAGACTAGCTTtccacactttttcaacatcaatCATCATCTCACCACAATCATGCTCATTCCAACCTTCCAATGCATGCACAATTCCAGCTATTCTCCACGCACTCATCACTCTTCTTGGTAGCCAATtctagaattaaaaaaaaatcgctcatgaatttctttaattttcaaaaaccGTCAAATTAGTATAGAGAAATTAATAACATTAAATGATCTTTTCTAACCTCACAAGAGTCTACATTTTCAAGATGCTTTGGAGCAATCATGGCTGGTGTGTTGAAATAGAAGCAGTCCTTGCGAACTTTTCTTAGAGGAAATTGTGAAAAGGGAATAAATAGTGTTCCTTTTGGTGCTTTCAATTGCTCATCGTCACTCAATCCATCCCCTACTAGCCATGTCTGCAATATAATATTTCAATCAAGAGcctcttttaaaaaaaccaGAATTGTTCAAACCTTACGTAATGATAAAAACTTTGGGTTAGGAGATCTAGGAGGGAGGGGGAGGTGCAAGGAAATGTTATAAATGGTCAAGATTTAGATCagtatatttcaatttatttctgGTTTATACCTTTGAAACATTATAAGAATTCGAGAGGACCATATTAGTTGCAGCCTCGGGGGTAAGCTTTGCTTTAAGTCTCTTGTAATCGTCTTTGTTTAACGTGACAAcctatatatagaaattatgttgaatgagataaaaCCAAAAATGATGTAGGAGATTAATAGTTAAATGTACCTGAATTTCTCCTTGGCACAAGGCAAGGGCAATGGAGTTAGCAACTTTGGACAAGCTACCTCGAAGGACAACTTGGGAAGTTCCTTCAGGAATGGAGTTTAGGACCACAGCAACAGCTAAGCTACTTCCATCTACCACCTTCACTTTCAGGTGTGGATACCTCTTTACGTAAAATTCACCATGACTATTCAGTTGCTCTTCCTGGAAAGTACATTTGAAATAAAGCATAAGTATGAGTTGACCTTCTTTAATTGGTTCAGCCTACAAACATTGACATAGGGTGAGGGGTAActtcttttaaaatctttttctcCATAATAACAATATGTTTGATTAAGTACAAAACATTTTGCAATAAGGTTGCAAGATAATTACCAGTTAAGAACAAATCATGCATTTTTCTCATAGATAAAGTAAGGATGGGTATTATTAGGCTTTTAACACATATTTTGACTTGCCTGATTTAAGAGTCCAAGGCTCAACACTTTTATGCCTTTCTGATCTGCTTCAATGATGGCTTTTTCGATCAAATTGCTAATACTCTCTCTTTGCCATTGCATAAAGTACTTCAACAAAACAAATCAGGACAAATTAATAATCACTTTAACAATAGACCTGCAAAATGTAACTATAATCTGTAATAATATAACTTAATTACTTGTATGCGATACTTCGGGATAGCCCAGGTTTGtaatttgagattcttgaacaAATTTCTCTCTACAACAAATGTGTGACCGTAACACCATGTAAGCACTATTGAACATAGTGTGATGGGCCACATTAGCAACAAATACCACTTAGAGGCGTGAGGCTTTGAGGCCAGTGATGCAAACCCTAGTCGAAGATGGTAGATGGATTCTAAGGTTGTTAGATGTGTAAGGTGCACCACATCAGGCACTTCAGCTTCTCTCTCGAGTGACTTTTCAT belongs to Solanum stenotomum isolate F172 chromosome 1, ASM1918654v1, whole genome shotgun sequence and includes:
- the LOC125875020 gene encoding very-long-chain aldehyde decarbonylase CER1-like isoform X6; amino-acid sequence: MATKPGILTEWPWAGLGNLKYLVLAPFACHSIYTFFMSRDESQRDMFYILVLPFTLSRMIHYQLWISISRYRTAKGNNRIIDKSIEFDQVDRESNWDDQIILFGLVYYIGYLIVEQAHHMPVWRTDGIIITALIHIGPVEFLYYWFHRALHHHFLYSRYHSHHHSSIATEPITAVIHPFAELLAYYMLFAIPVFTTVFTGTVSMASLGAYAIYLDFMNLMGHCNFELIPKWMFSIFPPLKYLMYTPSYHSLHHTQFRTNYSLFMPMYDYLYGSVDKSSDTLYEKSLEREAEVPDVVHLTHLTTLESIYHLRLGFASLASKPHASKWYLLLMWPITLCSIVLTWCYGHTFVVERNLFKNLKLQTWAIPKYRIQYFMQWQRESISNLIEKAIIEADQKGIKVLSLGLLNQEEQLNSHGEFYVKRYPHLKVKVVDGSSLAVAVVLNSIPEGTSQVVLRGSLSKVANSIALALCQGEIQTWLVGDGLSDDEQLKAPKGTLFIPFSQFPLRKVRKDCFYFNTPAMIAPKHLENVDSCENWLPRRVMSAWRIAGIVHALEGWNEHDCGEMMIDVEKVWKASLSHGFCSLTKISAA
- the LOC125875020 gene encoding very-long-chain aldehyde decarbonylase CER1-like isoform X3 — translated: MATKPGILTEWPWAGLGNLKYLVLAPFACHSIYTFFMSRDESQRDMFYILVLPFTLSRMIHYQLWISISRYRTAKGNNRIIDKSIEFDQVDRESNWDDQIILFGLVYYIGYLIVEQAHHMPVWRTDGIIITALIHIGPVEFLYYWFHRALHHHFLYSRYHSHHHSSIATEPITAVIHPFAELLAYYMLFAIPVFTTVFTGTVSMASLGAYAIYLDFMNLMGHCNFELIPKWMFSIFPPLKYLMYTPSYHSLHHTQFRTNYSLFMPMYDYLYGSVDKSSDTLYEKSLEREAEVPDVVHLTHLTTLESIYHLRLGFASLASKPHASKWYLLLMWPITLCSIVLTWCYGHTFVVERNLFKNLKLQTWAIPKYRIQYFMQWQRESISNLIEKAIIEADQKGIKVLSLGLLNQEEQLNSHGEFYVKRYPHLKVKVVDGSSLAVAVVLNSIPEGTSQVVLRGSLSKVANSIALALCQGEIQVVTLNKDDYKRLKAKLTPEAATNMVLSNSYNVSKTWLVGDGLSDDEQLKAPKGTLFIPFSQFPLRKVRKDCFYFNTPAMIAPKHLENVDSCENWLPRRVMSAWRIAGIVHALEGWNEHDCGEMMIDVEKVWKASLSHGFCSLTKISAA
- the LOC125875020 gene encoding very-long-chain aldehyde decarbonylase CER1-like isoform X4 is translated as MATKPGILTEWPWAGLGNLKYLVLAPFACHSIYTFFMSRDESQRDMFYILVLPFTLSRMIHYQLWISISRYRTAKGNNRIIDKSIEFDQVDRESNWDDQIILFGLVYYIGYLIVEQAHHMPVWRTDGIIITALIHIGPVEFLYYWFHRALHHHFLYSRYHSHHHSSIATEPITAVIHPFAELLAYYMLFAIPVFTTVFTGTVSMASLGAYAIYLDFMNLMGHCNFELIPKWMFSIFPPLKYLMYTPSYHSLHHTQFRTNYSLFMPMYDYLYGSVDKSSDTLYEKSLEREAEVPDVVHLTHLTTLESIYHLRLGFASLASKPHASKWYLLLMWPITLCSIVLTWCYGHTFVVERNLFKNLKLQTWAIPKYRIQYFMQWQRESISNLIEKAIIEADQKGIKVLSLGLLNQAKQLNSHGEFYVKRYPHLKVKVVDGSSLAVAVVLNSIPEGTSQVVLRGSLSKVANSIALALCQGEIQVVTLNKDDYKRLKAKLTPEAATNMVLSNSYNVSKTWLVGDGLSDDEQLKAPKGTLFIPFSQFPLRKVRKDCFYFNTPAMIAPKHLENVDSCENWLPRRVMSAWRIAGIVHALEGWNEHDCGEMMIDVEKVWKASLSHGFCSLTKISAA